One region of Nitrospinaceae bacterium genomic DNA includes:
- a CDS encoding lysine transporter LysE → MQTSMTFSSVTALFGAMIVLAAVPSVSVLSVSARSAAFGFTHGVFTTLGIVVGDIIYILLAIYGLSVLADTSLFVWLKYLGGTYLIWLGIALWRSKPKAVDDEGSKESSWHSSFLTGLLITLGDQKAVLFYLVFFPAFIDLTAVTILDTGIIIAIATITIGVAKLSYAYLAVKAGGLFDSSKANKGINIAAGMVMIGVGVFLVVRG, encoded by the coding sequence ATGCAAACCAGTATGACGTTCAGCAGTGTCACCGCGTTGTTCGGAGCCATGATCGTTCTGGCCGCCGTTCCCAGTGTCAGCGTGTTGAGCGTATCGGCACGATCGGCGGCCTTTGGATTCACGCATGGGGTTTTTACGACCCTTGGAATCGTGGTCGGCGATATCATCTACATCTTACTAGCCATTTATGGCTTATCGGTTCTTGCGGATACGAGTCTCTTTGTATGGTTAAAATACTTGGGCGGCACGTATCTCATCTGGCTGGGAATTGCGCTGTGGAGGTCAAAACCGAAGGCGGTGGATGATGAAGGCAGCAAAGAATCTTCCTGGCACTCCAGTTTCCTGACCGGTCTTTTGATCACGCTGGGCGATCAAAAAGCGGTTTTGTTTTATCTGGTTTTTTTCCCGGCGTTTATTGATCTGACTGCAGTAACTATTTTAGACACCGGCATCATCATTGCCATCGCCACAATCACCATAGGCGTGGCAAAGCTCAGTTACGCTTATCTGGCGGTCAAAGCTGGTGGGCTTTTTGATAGTTCCAAAGCAAATAAAGGAATCAATATCGCCGCCGGCATGGTGATGATCGGCGTCGGCGTTTTTTTAGTAGTGAGGGGTTAA
- the moeB gene encoding thiazole biosynthesis adenylyltransferase ThiF → MDFTDEQVERYSRHIMLPEVGGVGQTKMLEAKVLLIGAGGLGSPAAYYLAAAGIGNLGIVDFDTVDLSNLQRQIIHSTERIGMLKTESARKTIEALNPDVKVTVYNEKLTSENILKIFDSFDYILDGTDNFATRYLINDACVMAGKTNIHGSIFRFEGQATVFKPGDGPCYRCLYPEPPPPGLVPNCQEGGVLGVLAGVIGNLQAVETLKLILGKGDTLIGKLLIYDALNTEFRKLKLKRDANCPVCSENPTITELIDYEEFCGLSR, encoded by the coding sequence ATGGATTTCACCGACGAACAGGTTGAACGTTACAGCCGCCACATCATGCTCCCGGAAGTGGGGGGCGTGGGTCAGACTAAAATGCTGGAGGCCAAAGTCCTGCTGATCGGCGCCGGCGGTCTGGGTTCGCCTGCGGCCTATTATCTGGCGGCGGCAGGCATCGGCAACCTCGGTATCGTGGATTTCGACACGGTCGATTTGAGCAATCTGCAACGGCAGATCATCCACTCCACCGAGCGGATCGGGATGCTGAAAACCGAATCGGCCAGGAAAACCATCGAAGCGCTGAATCCCGATGTCAAGGTTACGGTTTACAACGAAAAGCTGACCTCGGAAAATATCCTCAAAATCTTCGACAGTTTCGACTACATCCTCGACGGAACGGATAACTTCGCCACCCGGTATCTCATCAACGATGCCTGCGTGATGGCCGGAAAAACCAATATCCACGGAAGTATTTTCCGCTTCGAGGGCCAGGCAACGGTTTTCAAACCCGGTGACGGTCCTTGTTACCGCTGTCTGTATCCCGAACCACCGCCACCGGGGTTGGTCCCGAATTGTCAGGAAGGCGGGGTTTTGGGCGTTTTAGCCGGGGTGATCGGCAATTTGCAGGCCGTCGAAACCCTGAAACTCATTCTGGGAAAAGGCGACACGCTGATAGGCAAGCTTTTGATTTACGACGCTCTCAACACCGAGTTTCGCAAATTGAAATTGAAACGGGATGCCAACTGCCCGGTTTGCAGTGAAAATCCGACGATCACGGAATTAATAGACTATGAGGAGTTTTGCGGGCTTTCCAGGTAG
- the wbpW gene encoding phosphomannose isomerase/mannose-1-phosphate guanylyl transferase: MFGVILAGGSGTRFWPKSREQSPKQLLRIVGPGTMVQNTVERLLPVIPIDRIFMVTHADHAFETCRQVEKYGFDPSHLLTEPVGKNTAAAIGYAAKVLHEKNPDEVMAVFPADHAVENPETFHELLKQGEKVAESGFMVTLGISPDRPETGYGYIKKGLPLDGMNGAWQVDRFVEKPDAPTAEKLIDAGGYFWNCGVFLWKVASLLDEMKNHLPELYDKLDAIVSHAIENSGKYPYQALDLEGKKIYNTLPSISIDYGIMEKTKHAALIPAEINWSDVGAWNALEEVSESDPDGNILKGNVTQLDCSGSIIHGDERIIGAVGLKDLIVVDTRDALLVCNKNKAQEVKKLVDKLKEQKRPEVRLGATVQKPWGSYTVLEEKDHYLVKRIDVNSGERLSLQSHSHRSEHWTVVSGSALVDLDDKQIALKKNESLLIPQGSKHRLANPHETDLILIEVQQGQRVDETDITRYEDDYNRC, translated from the coding sequence ATGTTCGGCGTCATTCTAGCAGGCGGCAGTGGGACGCGCTTCTGGCCCAAAAGCCGGGAACAAAGCCCCAAACAACTCCTCAGAATCGTGGGTCCGGGAACCATGGTCCAGAACACGGTGGAAAGACTGTTGCCTGTGATTCCCATCGACCGTATTTTCATGGTCACCCATGCCGACCATGCCTTTGAAACCTGTCGACAGGTTGAAAAGTACGGGTTCGATCCGTCGCATCTTTTAACCGAACCTGTGGGGAAAAATACGGCAGCGGCGATTGGATACGCGGCCAAGGTCCTTCATGAAAAAAATCCCGACGAAGTGATGGCCGTTTTCCCGGCGGATCATGCGGTAGAAAACCCGGAAACGTTTCATGAGCTTTTAAAGCAGGGAGAAAAAGTGGCCGAAAGCGGTTTCATGGTGACTCTTGGCATCTCCCCCGACCGTCCGGAAACGGGTTATGGGTACATCAAAAAAGGGCTTCCTCTGGATGGAATGAACGGAGCCTGGCAGGTGGACCGGTTCGTGGAAAAACCGGATGCACCGACCGCTGAAAAGCTCATCGACGCAGGTGGATATTTCTGGAACTGCGGCGTGTTTCTGTGGAAGGTCGCTTCTCTTCTTGATGAAATGAAAAACCATCTGCCCGAACTTTATGACAAGTTGGACGCGATTGTCTCTCATGCGATTGAAAATTCAGGAAAGTATCCCTACCAGGCTCTTGACCTCGAAGGAAAAAAAATATACAACACTCTGCCGTCTATTTCTATCGACTATGGAATCATGGAGAAAACCAAACATGCCGCTTTGATTCCCGCAGAAATAAACTGGAGCGATGTCGGCGCCTGGAACGCTCTTGAAGAGGTGAGCGAAAGCGACCCGGATGGAAATATTCTCAAGGGAAACGTGACGCAACTGGACTGTTCCGGCTCCATCATCCATGGCGATGAGCGAATCATCGGCGCGGTGGGGCTTAAAGATCTTATCGTGGTGGATACCCGCGATGCGCTTCTGGTATGCAATAAAAACAAGGCTCAGGAGGTCAAAAAGCTTGTGGATAAATTGAAAGAACAAAAGCGCCCGGAAGTGAGACTCGGCGCCACCGTCCAAAAACCCTGGGGCTCTTACACCGTCCTGGAGGAAAAAGACCATTACCTGGTAAAACGCATTGACGTTAACAGCGGCGAACGGCTCAGCCTGCAATCGCATTCGCACCGGAGTGAACACTGGACGGTGGTTTCGGGATCGGCGCTCGTGGATCTTGACGACAAACAAATTGCTCTGAAAAAGAACGAATCGCTGCTCATCCCCCAGGGATCTAAGCACCGCCTGGCAAATCCCCACGAAACCGATCTGATACTCATCGAAGTTCAGCAGGGCCAACGGGTGGATGAAACTGACATCACCCGCTATGAGGATGACTATAACCGCTGTTGA
- a CDS encoding cysteine synthase, whose product MRAFQVVLGNNPHPPDYKIHLKRQMSKLKMNIPTPSEVQAPSCPVITDEAVLKSIGNTPIIRMNHLGSEFKDVEIYAKAEWRNAGGSVKSRPALKMIEDGEKSGRLTKDKIILDSTSGNTGIAYALIGKIKGYKVKLVMPANVCKERKGLMADFYGAEIVTSSPFEGSDGAIILAKKIYEENPDLYFMPDQYNNDSNWKSHYETTANEIWKQTDGKITHFLAGIGTGGTIMGNTRRLKELNPDVQCYAVEPAEDLHGIEGLKHMASSIIPGIYKEEELDGKISISTEDSYKMVERLEREEGLLVGHSAAAAMGAALEMASRIKKGVIVTIFPDSCERCYINFGHFKKYMQEHGEHQLPKSDADK is encoded by the coding sequence TTGCGGGCTTTCCAGGTAGTATTGGGAAACAATCCGCATCCTCCTGATTATAAAATACATCTTAAAAGACAAATGTCTAAACTGAAGATGAACATTCCTACACCTTCTGAGGTACAGGCTCCATCCTGTCCCGTTATCACCGATGAAGCGGTCTTAAAAAGCATCGGCAACACGCCGATCATCCGTATGAATCATCTGGGAAGCGAATTCAAAGACGTCGAAATCTACGCCAAAGCCGAATGGCGAAACGCCGGCGGCTCGGTCAAATCGCGCCCGGCCTTGAAAATGATCGAGGACGGAGAAAAATCCGGACGCTTGACCAAGGACAAGATCATCCTCGACTCCACTTCAGGAAATACCGGGATCGCCTATGCGCTGATCGGAAAAATCAAGGGCTACAAAGTCAAGCTCGTCATGCCCGCCAACGTCTGCAAGGAACGTAAAGGGTTGATGGCGGATTTTTACGGCGCGGAGATCGTGACTTCCAGTCCCTTTGAAGGTTCTGACGGGGCCATCATCCTCGCGAAGAAGATCTACGAGGAAAATCCGGATCTCTACTTCATGCCGGATCAGTACAACAACGATTCCAACTGGAAATCGCATTACGAAACCACCGCCAACGAAATCTGGAAACAAACCGATGGCAAGATCACGCATTTTCTTGCTGGCATAGGCACCGGCGGCACGATCATGGGAAACACCCGCCGTCTTAAGGAGCTGAATCCCGATGTCCAATGTTACGCGGTGGAACCTGCCGAGGACCTGCACGGCATCGAAGGGTTGAAGCACATGGCTTCTTCCATCATTCCGGGAATCTACAAGGAGGAAGAGCTGGACGGCAAAATCAGCATCAGCACCGAAGATTCCTATAAAATGGTGGAACGGCTGGAGCGTGAGGAGGGGTTGCTGGTCGGCCACTCAGCCGCCGCCGCTATGGGCGCCGCTCTGGAAATGGCATCGCGCATCAAAAAAGGAGTCATCGTGACCATCTTCCCCGACAGTTGCGAGCGCTGTTACATCAATTTCGGCCATTTTAAAAAGTACATGCAGGAACACGGCGAGCACCAGCTTCCCAAATCCGACGCGGATAAATAA
- a CDS encoding zinc transporter, producing MEKAIFYPFLAFIFLITMVGGWIPTFKTWSKSTFRMIISFCAGVLLGAVFFHMLPEIGPVLGGEVGYSIMIGFLLIFILEKFIMVHPCEEGECDYHKIGLAAYVGIGFHSILDGMAIGAGSLLNLSTVIILAVTVHKFPAALALSSLLVRGGEYSKQKILRSMFIFALTTPLGAVLTILLFQGVDEYLVAVALGVSAGTFLFISTADLLPAVIAEHESKEYKNLVSLCLGILVMILSKGLV from the coding sequence ATGGAAAAAGCGATTTTTTACCCCTTTCTGGCATTTATTTTTTTAATCACCATGGTCGGTGGTTGGATTCCCACATTTAAGACGTGGTCCAAATCCACGTTCCGCATGATCATCAGTTTTTGTGCCGGTGTTTTACTGGGAGCGGTTTTCTTCCATATGTTGCCTGAGATAGGTCCGGTTCTGGGAGGGGAAGTGGGATATTCAATCATGATTGGATTTCTCCTGATCTTTATTCTGGAAAAATTCATCATGGTCCATCCTTGTGAAGAAGGGGAGTGTGATTACCACAAAATTGGCTTGGCCGCTTATGTAGGCATCGGGTTTCATAGCATCCTCGATGGCATGGCGATCGGGGCCGGAAGTTTATTGAACCTGAGCACGGTCATCATTCTGGCGGTCACCGTGCATAAATTCCCGGCGGCGCTGGCGCTCAGCAGTCTACTGGTGCGGGGAGGGGAATACTCCAAGCAAAAAATCCTGCGTTCCATGTTTATTTTCGCGTTGACTACTCCTTTGGGTGCGGTGTTGACCATTTTATTGTTCCAGGGCGTGGATGAATATCTGGTCGCGGTGGCCCTGGGAGTTTCCGCCGGGACGTTCCTGTTTATTTCCACCGCCGACCTTCTGCCTGCGGTGATCGCCGAGCACGAAAGCAAAGAGTACAAAAATCTGGTCAGCCTTTGTTTGGGAATATTGGTCATGATCCTTTCCAAAGGGCTTGTGTAA
- a CDS encoding lipid A ABC transporter permease/ATP-binding protein — translation MNDTFSENLGDRYQDWALFKRIVFYLKPYRFLVAVAIFFLFAVSLLNLAGPYFTKIVIDDYIKASRLEGLDSVALLFLGVLATAFVCQFFQTYLMQYIGQKVMYDMRSQVFAHLHKMSFNFFDKNPIGKMVTRVVNDVEVLNEMLTSGLILVFSDLFTLAGIFCVMFYLDWRLTLVVCLVFPLLYLATQAYRTRARDALRKNRAHITGLNTFLEENLSGMSTVQMFNKEKDHYRRFKDINHDKLKEDLRSLHYNSVYLPSIDLFSALGVGLVIWYGGGRFVQDEIQLGVLVAFLQYLQKFFEPIRDLAEKFNIIQTAMASSERVFELLDTPEEIKNPNEPVPAETGIQGAVEFKNVWFAYKNEDYVLKDISFTIREGESLAIVGATGSGKSTIVNALCRFYDIQKGDILVDGVSIRQMDKYELRRHMALVQQDVFLFSGNILENIRLGSANLEQDAVESIAQAVHSHHFIDSLPQKYLQDIKEGGNNLSLGQKQLLSFARALAVDPRILVLDEATSSVDTETERHIQTAIRELIAGRTSIIIAHRLSTLKHVDKILVIKKGEMVEYGSQQELLKQKGVYHKLYHLQADETPAFQEKPL, via the coding sequence ATGAACGACACGTTTTCTGAAAATCTGGGCGACCGTTACCAGGACTGGGCTTTATTCAAACGAATTGTCTTCTATCTCAAACCCTACCGGTTTTTAGTTGCAGTGGCGATTTTCTTTTTGTTCGCCGTTTCCCTGTTGAACCTTGCCGGACCCTACTTCACCAAAATCGTGATCGATGATTACATCAAGGCCTCCCGTCTCGAAGGACTGGATAGCGTCGCGCTGTTGTTTTTGGGAGTGCTGGCCACGGCCTTTGTGTGCCAGTTTTTTCAAACCTATCTGATGCAGTATATCGGGCAGAAGGTGATGTACGACATGCGTTCCCAGGTTTTCGCTCACCTGCACAAGATGTCCTTCAACTTTTTTGACAAAAACCCCATCGGCAAAATGGTCACCCGCGTGGTCAATGACGTGGAAGTGCTCAACGAAATGCTGACTTCCGGGCTCATCCTGGTCTTCAGCGATCTGTTCACGCTGGCGGGGATATTTTGCGTCATGTTTTATCTGGATTGGCGTTTGACGCTCGTCGTCTGCCTTGTTTTTCCTTTATTGTATCTGGCGACTCAAGCCTACCGCACACGGGCAAGAGACGCGCTTAGAAAAAACCGGGCGCACATCACCGGCCTGAATACCTTTTTGGAAGAAAACCTGTCCGGCATGTCGACCGTGCAGATGTTCAACAAGGAAAAAGACCATTACCGTCGCTTTAAGGACATCAACCACGACAAGCTCAAGGAAGATTTACGGTCTTTGCATTACAACTCGGTGTATCTGCCTTCCATCGACCTGTTCAGCGCCCTGGGGGTGGGTCTTGTCATCTGGTATGGCGGCGGGCGCTTCGTGCAGGATGAGATTCAACTGGGGGTTTTGGTGGCGTTTCTTCAGTACCTGCAGAAGTTTTTTGAACCGATTCGCGATCTGGCTGAAAAATTCAATATCATCCAGACCGCCATGGCTTCTTCCGAACGGGTGTTTGAACTTCTCGACACACCGGAGGAGATAAAGAACCCCAATGAACCGGTTCCCGCAGAAACAGGAATTCAGGGAGCGGTGGAGTTTAAAAATGTGTGGTTCGCCTACAAGAATGAGGACTACGTGCTGAAGGATATCTCCTTTACCATCCGGGAAGGAGAGAGCCTGGCCATTGTCGGTGCGACAGGATCAGGGAAATCCACCATCGTCAACGCCCTGTGCCGTTTTTACGATATTCAGAAGGGTGACATTCTGGTGGATGGGGTTTCCATTCGGCAAATGGACAAATATGAACTGCGCCGCCACATGGCCCTGGTCCAGCAGGATGTATTTTTGTTTTCCGGAAACATATTGGAAAACATCCGCCTGGGAAGCGCAAATCTGGAGCAGGATGCGGTCGAATCCATCGCCCAGGCGGTGCATTCGCACCATTTCATCGACAGCCTGCCGCAAAAGTACCTGCAGGATATTAAAGAAGGTGGGAACAACCTTTCCCTGGGCCAGAAACAATTGCTTTCCTTTGCCAGGGCCCTGGCAGTGGACCCCAGGATTCTGGTGCTCGATGAAGCCACCTCCAGCGTCGATACCGAAACCGAACGCCACATCCAAACGGCCATCCGCGAATTGATTGCCGGCCGGACCTCGATCATCATTGCTCACCGTTTATCGACTCTCAAACACGTCGATAAGATCCTGGTCATCAAAAAGGGTGAGATGGTCGAGTACGGTTCGCAACAGGAGTTGTTGAAGCAAAAAGGCGTCTACCATAAGCTTTATCACCTCCAGGCCGATGAAACCCCCGCTTTTCAGGAAAAACCCTTGTAA
- a CDS encoding glycosyl transferase has translation MNPLVTVILPTYNRADFLRESIQSVMFQTFTDFELIVVDDGSTDHTNEVVREFSGIRTLSCPANGGVSKARNLGIAEARGRYICFLDSDDLWVKNKLETQISWMESQKDCQVCYTDEIWIRRGVRVNPMNKHRKVSGDIFSHCLPLCIVSPSSVLMRASVFSEVGVFDETLTVCEDYDLWLRISMKYPFHWNDGKLIVKRGGHDDQLSARYWGMDRFRVYALEKLLRDPNLIGKRRDQVLETMQDKCNILIQGFAKRGKLREAEYYRKLVKRYSGRESLNEELETEGLNALQIPGME, from the coding sequence GTGAACCCCCTGGTGACGGTCATTCTTCCGACCTATAACCGCGCCGACTTTTTGCGGGAGTCGATCCAATCGGTTATGTTTCAAACCTTTACCGATTTTGAGCTGATCGTGGTCGACGATGGTTCCACAGACCATACGAACGAGGTGGTGCGGGAGTTTTCGGGAATCCGCACCCTATCCTGCCCGGCAAACGGCGGCGTGTCGAAAGCCAGAAACCTGGGGATCGCGGAGGCCCGGGGGCGCTACATCTGTTTTCTCGATTCCGATGATTTGTGGGTGAAAAATAAGCTGGAAACTCAAATATCCTGGATGGAATCGCAAAAAGATTGCCAGGTGTGCTATACCGATGAAATCTGGATTCGGCGGGGAGTTCGCGTCAATCCCATGAATAAGCATCGCAAGGTGTCCGGGGATATTTTTTCCCATTGCCTGCCGCTTTGCATCGTCAGCCCCTCATCGGTTTTGATGCGGGCTTCGGTTTTTTCTGAGGTAGGAGTGTTCGACGAGACGTTGACTGTTTGCGAAGACTACGATCTGTGGCTGAGGATTTCAATGAAATACCCGTTTCACTGGAACGACGGGAAGTTGATCGTCAAACGGGGAGGGCATGACGATCAACTCTCGGCCCGGTATTGGGGGATGGATCGATTCAGAGTCTACGCTCTTGAAAAGCTCCTTCGCGATCCGAATTTAATCGGCAAACGGCGGGATCAGGTTCTTGAGACCATGCAGGACAAATGCAATATTTTGATCCAGGGATTTGCCAAACGTGGAAAGCTCAGGGAAGCGGAATATTACCGGAAGCTGGTAAAGCGATACTCAGGCAGGGAAAGTCTAAACGAAGAGTTGGAAACCGAGGGGTTGAACGCTCTGCAAATACCGGGAATGGAATAG
- a CDS encoding ferredoxin: MPRFLKHLFICNNQRKSDDPRGCCASRGSLDLLDYAKGRVKELGLKGKVRVNKAGCLDACEYGPSMVVYPEDVWYSPKSQEDMEEILQEHVQNNRIVERLVIPFRKKGQ, encoded by the coding sequence ATGCCACGATTTCTAAAGCACCTGTTTATCTGCAATAACCAAAGAAAGTCCGACGACCCCAGAGGTTGCTGTGCCTCGCGCGGTTCTCTCGATTTATTGGATTACGCCAAGGGCCGGGTGAAGGAATTGGGACTCAAGGGCAAGGTCAGGGTCAACAAAGCGGGTTGTCTGGATGCCTGCGAATACGGCCCCTCGATGGTCGTTTACCCCGAAGACGTGTGGTACTCTCCAAAATCTCAGGAAGATATGGAGGAGATCCTCCAGGAACACGTTCAAAACAACCGCATTGTCGAACGTCTGGTCATCCCTTTCAGGAAAAAAGGCCAGTAG
- the ispB gene encoding octaprenyl diphosphate synthase produces MDFNAVTRQFKEELAGLEDAIRKNYESDIPLIPGISSYLMDAGGKRVRPLLALISAKLCGREIDDAVIKHGCVIEYIHAATLLHDDVVDETTVRRGHETVNSKWGSDASILVGDFLISRAILILAEDCDGKIIRAIAQATKILVEGGILEFTQARKLEVSKKHCLDVIHRKTASIISVSCEMGALLANANEEQVRALVSFGNDFGMAFQLVDDAMDYGGDEELLGKPPGTDFKEGHVTLPLLHLFQNGDDALKKKIESFVQNENITNKEFDYILERMREAKSVEYTLNLAREYLDRAKTTLRNTPFPCPEYIECLVTVADHTVDRYTTAKSCH; encoded by the coding sequence ATGGATTTTAACGCGGTAACAAGGCAATTTAAAGAAGAACTGGCAGGGCTTGAGGATGCGATCCGAAAGAACTACGAATCGGACATTCCCCTGATTCCCGGCATCAGCTCCTATCTCATGGACGCCGGCGGGAAGCGGGTCCGCCCCCTTCTGGCCCTGATCTCCGCCAAGCTGTGTGGCCGGGAGATCGACGACGCCGTCATCAAGCACGGCTGTGTCATTGAATACATCCATGCCGCCACGCTTCTTCACGACGATGTGGTGGACGAAACGACCGTCCGGCGCGGGCACGAAACCGTAAATTCCAAATGGGGGAGCGACGCCAGCATTCTCGTCGGAGATTTTTTGATCTCCCGGGCCATTCTGATTCTGGCCGAGGACTGCGACGGAAAAATTATCCGCGCCATTGCGCAGGCCACCAAAATTCTGGTCGAAGGCGGGATTCTTGAATTCACCCAGGCCAGAAAGCTTGAGGTCAGCAAAAAACACTGTCTGGATGTCATTCACCGAAAAACGGCCTCCATCATTTCCGTGAGTTGTGAAATGGGAGCTTTGCTTGCCAATGCAAATGAAGAGCAGGTGCGCGCCCTGGTATCCTTCGGCAATGATTTTGGCATGGCGTTTCAATTGGTGGACGACGCCATGGACTATGGAGGCGATGAAGAGCTTCTCGGCAAACCCCCTGGAACTGATTTTAAAGAAGGCCATGTTACCCTGCCGTTGTTGCACCTCTTCCAGAACGGCGACGACGCATTGAAAAAGAAAATTGAATCCTTTGTGCAAAACGAAAATATCACTAATAAGGAATTCGACTACATTCTCGAACGCATGCGGGAGGCCAAATCGGTGGAATACACCTTGAATCTGGCCCGCGAATATCTGGACCGGGCGAAAACCACCTTGCGTAATACTCCCTTTCCGTGCCCGGAATACATCGAATGCCTGGTCACCGTCGCCGATCACACTGTGGACCGCTACACCACGGCAAAATCCTGCCACTGA
- a CDS encoding multidrug ABC transporter ATP-binding protein, which produces MIPEKIRPFLPFMAKYRREMAIGMAALLITDLAGLVIPWLLKEFVDLLPRDPDRSLLLKYAGLLFLTSVFLAVGRYGWRKYLFGPSRKAEFDILNKLFAHFLTLDAFYFQGQKLGDLISRATNDLRSVRDFIGLGLLILVDSTVVIIACVCLMVWINPGLTMVVMLPLPLVTVLFFKFIQEISKRHKAVQEHLAKMTARVQENLAGIRVLHAFAQEENEKRKFDELNREYIRKNLRITKLFGIFTPSLVFTLGVASMISLWLGGKAVIGQEMTLGSFVAFNGYLMMLSWPMMGIGYVINLTQKGQTAMARIQEIFSAQPAIVEGEADAFEIEGKIEFKNFGFTYPEAASPALTGIDLTIPKGETLVIVGKIGSGKSTLGQMLPRILDGTEGNLLIDGRPIQNLSLTHLRKNIGYVDQEPFLFSLSIRENILLGNTDATQEEVDEAVKNAGLEADLDRFPEGLETIVGERGVSLSGGQKQRIALARALLKHPGILVLDDAFSSLDAETEDFILKQIKQTIRDVTTVIITHRMSIARQADQIVVMDGGQIIERGTHSQLLKKRGVYLSMATSQALARQMEITLQ; this is translated from the coding sequence ATGATTCCAGAAAAGATCCGTCCCTTTTTGCCGTTCATGGCCAAATACCGGCGTGAAATGGCAATCGGGATGGCCGCTCTATTGATAACCGACCTCGCCGGACTGGTGATCCCCTGGTTGTTAAAGGAGTTTGTCGATCTTCTCCCCAGGGACCCCGACCGCTCCTTACTCCTGAAATACGCAGGGCTTCTTTTTTTAACATCGGTCTTTCTGGCCGTTGGCCGCTATGGGTGGAGGAAATACCTTTTTGGTCCCTCCCGCAAAGCCGAGTTTGACATCCTCAACAAACTGTTCGCGCATTTTCTGACCCTCGACGCTTTCTATTTTCAAGGGCAAAAGCTGGGCGATCTGATTTCGCGCGCCACGAACGACCTCCGGTCGGTTCGCGATTTCATCGGACTGGGCCTCTTGATTCTCGTCGATTCCACCGTGGTCATCATCGCCTGTGTGTGTCTGATGGTTTGGATCAACCCCGGCCTGACGATGGTGGTGATGCTTCCACTTCCCCTGGTCACTGTTTTATTTTTTAAATTTATTCAGGAAATCAGCAAACGACACAAGGCGGTGCAGGAGCACCTCGCAAAAATGACCGCCCGTGTTCAGGAAAACCTGGCAGGGATCCGCGTCCTGCACGCCTTTGCGCAGGAGGAAAACGAGAAAAGAAAATTTGATGAGCTGAACAGGGAATACATTCGGAAAAATCTCAGGATCACCAAACTGTTCGGCATCTTCACGCCTTCTCTGGTTTTTACCCTGGGCGTGGCGTCGATGATTTCCCTGTGGCTGGGAGGTAAGGCGGTCATAGGGCAGGAAATGACCCTGGGTTCGTTTGTCGCTTTCAACGGCTACCTGATGATGCTGTCGTGGCCCATGATGGGTATCGGTTACGTGATCAACCTGACGCAAAAAGGCCAGACCGCCATGGCCCGCATTCAGGAAATATTTTCCGCCCAGCCTGCCATTGTGGAAGGCGAGGCTGATGCCTTCGAAATAGAAGGGAAGATTGAATTTAAAAATTTTGGCTTTACTTACCCAGAGGCGGCCTCACCCGCCTTGACCGGAATCGATTTGACGATTCCAAAGGGAGAAACCCTGGTGATCGTCGGCAAAATCGGATCGGGAAAAAGTACGCTCGGGCAAATGCTCCCGCGTATTCTGGACGGTACCGAGGGGAACCTGCTCATTGATGGCCGGCCGATCCAAAACCTTTCCCTCACTCATCTTCGCAAAAATATCGGTTATGTGGATCAGGAACCGTTTTTGTTTTCCCTGTCCATACGCGAAAACATTCTTTTGGGAAATACCGATGCCACTCAGGAAGAAGTGGACGAAGCCGTCAAAAATGCCGGATTGGAAGCGGATCTGGACCGGTTTCCCGAGGGACTGGAAACCATTGTCGGGGAGCGGGGGGTGTCCTTGTCCGGCGGCCAAAAACAGAGGATCGCGTTAGCGAGGGCTCTACTGAAGCACCCTGGAATTCTGGTTCTGGACGACGCCTTTTCCAGCCTGGATGCGGAAACCGAGGATTTTATTTTAAAACAGATCAAGCAGACGATTCGGGACGTGACCACGGTGATCATCACCCACCGCATGTCCATCGCCCGGCAAGCCGATCAGATCGTTGTTATGGATGGGGGGCAAATCATCGAGCGCGGAACCCATTCGCAGTTGCTAAAAAAGCGCGGAGTTTACTTGTCAATGGCCACCAGTCAGGCCCTGGCCAGGCAAATGGAAATCACCCTGCAATGA